The Gemmatimonadota bacterium genome has a segment encoding these proteins:
- a CDS encoding extradiol dioxygenase gives MLIGAHLIITSRDPEADRAFFRDVLGFPHVDAGHGWLIFRMPPSELALHPGEDDTSRELYLLTDDLTAELQRLSDRGVAHEPVTEARWGTVTYLTLPGGGRVGLYQAKHPLAIALGAAGGSA, from the coding sequence ATGCTGATCGGGGCCCATCTCATCATCACATCGCGCGACCCCGAGGCCGATCGGGCCTTCTTTCGCGACGTGCTCGGCTTTCCTCACGTGGATGCCGGCCATGGCTGGCTGATCTTCCGGATGCCCCCTTCCGAACTCGCGCTTCATCCGGGTGAGGATGACACGTCGCGCGAGCTCTACCTCCTGACTGATGACCTGACTGCCGAGTTGCAGCGGCTCAGTGATCGTGGTGTGGCGCACGAGCCGGTGACGGAAGCGCGCTGGGGGACAGTGACGTATCTCACACTGCCCGGCGGTGGGCGAGTGGGGCTCTATCAGGCGAAGCATCCGTTGGCGATTGCCCTTGGCGCCGCCGGTGGGTCGGCATGA
- a CDS encoding amidohydrolase family protein — protein MSRGVQVVLALSSAHTMHAQQHLPVIDMHMHAREAAHYGATGIPICAPVVRMPRWDPATPFGEDRSAPPPCARPLISPATDSALLQQTLASMRRYNVVGMLGGAPELVAAWRQAAPGRFIAGLDLRFDAATGAARAATADGAPIRLLPADSVRALYRAGAFTVLAEVMNQYAGMAPDDPRLEPYWALAEELDIPVGIHVGGGGPAEPYTGSPAFRARLQSALTLEEVLVRHPKLRLYVMHAGYPLREDLQALLFTHPQVYVEVSMAVNVEARPAFYRFLRELVEAGYADRIMFGSDQMVWPGLIDAGVQSIEAAPFLSAAQKRDILYNNAARFLRLSPSEVARHHAVTRPTDSSRRAAAGAPTGNRRPPPRD, from the coding sequence ATGTCGCGAGGAGTCCAGGTTGTCCTGGCGCTCAGTAGCGCGCATACCATGCACGCTCAGCAGCACCTCCCAGTGATCGATATGCACATGCACGCGCGCGAGGCGGCTCACTACGGCGCCACCGGTATTCCGATCTGTGCGCCGGTGGTGAGAATGCCGCGCTGGGATCCGGCGACGCCGTTCGGCGAAGATCGCTCCGCGCCGCCTCCATGTGCGCGACCCCTGATTTCGCCCGCGACGGATTCCGCCCTCTTGCAGCAGACGCTCGCGAGCATGCGACGCTACAACGTGGTTGGCATGCTCGGGGGGGCGCCTGAACTGGTCGCCGCGTGGCGGCAAGCAGCGCCCGGGCGCTTCATCGCCGGCCTCGATCTGCGCTTTGATGCCGCCACCGGTGCTGCGCGTGCGGCGACCGCCGATGGTGCGCCAATCCGCTTGCTGCCGGCCGACAGCGTGCGGGCGCTCTATCGGGCCGGGGCGTTCACCGTGCTCGCCGAGGTGATGAACCAGTATGCCGGAATGGCCCCGGACGACCCTCGACTGGAGCCATACTGGGCGCTCGCCGAGGAGCTTGATATTCCGGTTGGAATTCATGTGGGAGGGGGCGGGCCAGCGGAGCCCTACACCGGATCGCCTGCGTTCCGTGCCCGGTTGCAGAGTGCGCTGACGCTCGAGGAAGTGCTGGTGCGCCACCCGAAGCTGCGGCTCTATGTGATGCACGCGGGATATCCACTGCGGGAAGATCTGCAGGCGCTGCTCTTCACCCATCCGCAGGTGTATGTCGAGGTGAGCATGGCGGTCAACGTCGAGGCGCGGCCTGCGTTCTACCGCTTCCTGCGGGAACTGGTCGAGGCGGGTTACGCCGATCGGATCATGTTCGGCTCAGATCAGATGGTGTGGCCCGGGTTGATCGATGCCGGCGTGCAGTCGATCGAGGCGGCGCCATTTCTCTCGGCGGCCCAGAAGCGCGATATCCTCTACAACAACGCCGCACGCTTTCTCAGGCTGTCGCCGAGCGAGGTTGCGCGACATCACGCGGTGACCCGCCCCACTGACTCGTCCAGGCGCGCCGCAGCTGGAGCCCCGACCGGAAACCGGCGACCTCCGCCGCGCGACTGA
- a CDS encoding carbon-nitrogen hydrolase family protein, with the protein MRVTVCELPHDAAALEDAWAELCAHTWREQSELVLLPEFGMVEPVWEHEAFDAARWARAEVLSERWMELLGELHAQDVVGTRPRSVGEARYNEGFHWSAVGGVRPLRRKYFMPNEPGGWEGRWFDRGDPVFPAFRAGPLSFGLNICTELWALETYAGYADQGVELILSPRATGAATRAKWLAAGTVAAVRSGAFSVSSNRVEPSGVCGGMGWIVAPSGEVLATTSAEMPFATVELDLREAATASERYPGYVFRGAGG; encoded by the coding sequence ATGCGTGTCACCGTATGCGAGCTGCCGCACGATGCGGCGGCGCTTGAGGATGCCTGGGCGGAGCTATGTGCCCATACCTGGCGCGAGCAGTCGGAGCTGGTGCTCCTCCCTGAATTCGGGATGGTCGAGCCGGTGTGGGAGCACGAAGCATTCGACGCGGCGCGCTGGGCTCGGGCCGAGGTGCTGAGCGAGCGCTGGATGGAACTCCTGGGGGAGCTGCACGCGCAGGATGTGGTAGGGACGCGGCCACGGAGTGTCGGCGAGGCACGCTACAACGAAGGCTTCCACTGGTCGGCCGTGGGTGGCGTGCGGCCGTTGCGGCGGAAGTATTTCATGCCGAACGAACCGGGCGGTTGGGAGGGGAGGTGGTTTGATCGTGGCGACCCGGTCTTTCCAGCGTTCCGTGCGGGGCCGCTTTCCTTCGGGCTGAACATCTGCACCGAACTGTGGGCGCTCGAGACGTATGCCGGGTACGCCGACCAGGGCGTGGAGCTGATTCTTTCGCCTCGCGCCACGGGCGCCGCGACGCGCGCGAAATGGCTCGCGGCCGGGACCGTGGCAGCGGTGCGCTCGGGGGCGTTCTCGGTCTCATCGAATCGGGTCGAACCGAGCGGTGTCTGCGGCGGAATGGGATGGATCGTGGCACCGTCGGGGGAAGTGCTGGCGACAACGTCGGCGGAGATGCCGTTCGCGACCGTGGAGCTCGATCTCAGGGAAGCCGCAACGGCGAGTGAGCGCTATCCCGGTTACGTTTTCCGCGGTGCCGGAGGGTAG
- a CDS encoding M13 family metallopeptidase encodes MLTHLPARAQRAAIVLAALVVIVPTRAHAQSANSSALERGVDTSLKPGDDFFAYANGSWLKATTLPAGKARWGSRDDVSALTRLRVAQLIDDARTAPAGSPGKQVADFRAAWLNEAAIEAKGITPLRPALDSIARLQDKSALSALLGKWVAGDVDPLNWGVYQSAHLIGLSVETSIHGEKTFVAFLVQGGLGLPRREQYLGSEPAMKSLRGEYQAYIAKLLTLAGFDYTQKRAAAVLALEMALAEREATPDASANDHNADSVWTHADFASQAPGMDWPAFLAAAGLGHEATIGAWQPGALRGIAALVGSEPLTVWQDYLRFHLLDEHAEVLPRDVAEAARAMRSAAGGAAATPRAARALEVTQVAMSDAIGQLYAQKYFPPEQKARVVGVVNAVRAAFLRRIEASTWMSPASKAKALAKVRGLYVGIGYPDRWPPLTDLRIDAADALGNVRRVADRNLRQNLARLGQPARRSEWLIPPQNPGALLNFQQNAYDFSAALLQPPKFDPSASDAAVYGSIGAIIGHDIVHFVDRLGADYEVDGAMHGWWSAEERARFDSMGAPLVKQFSAYEPFPGVHVDGAVGLSENTADIVGLTAAFDAYRRALGPRLRDKEYVRRHDREFFLAFAQGYRVRFSDAGLRAQSATDHAPENYRVATVRNLDAWYDAFGVVPSDRLYLAPDARVRIW; translated from the coding sequence ATGCTTACCCATCTCCCTGCCAGAGCGCAGCGTGCCGCGATTGTTCTCGCCGCGCTGGTCGTGATCGTGCCGACCCGGGCTCATGCCCAAAGTGCCAACTCGTCCGCACTCGAGCGAGGCGTCGACACCAGCCTCAAGCCCGGCGACGATTTCTTCGCCTATGCCAACGGCAGCTGGCTCAAGGCGACCACCCTGCCGGCGGGGAAGGCACGCTGGGGCTCCCGCGACGACGTGAGCGCACTCACTCGCCTGCGCGTGGCGCAGCTCATCGACGACGCGCGCACCGCGCCCGCTGGCTCCCCTGGCAAGCAAGTCGCCGATTTCCGCGCCGCCTGGCTCAATGAGGCCGCGATCGAGGCGAAGGGGATCACCCCTCTGCGGCCCGCACTCGACAGCATTGCGCGATTGCAGGACAAGTCCGCGCTCTCCGCGCTGCTCGGCAAGTGGGTCGCGGGTGACGTCGATCCGCTGAACTGGGGCGTGTATCAGTCGGCGCATCTCATTGGCCTCTCGGTCGAGACCAGCATTCACGGCGAGAAGACCTTCGTCGCCTTCCTGGTGCAGGGCGGCCTCGGCCTCCCGCGCCGCGAGCAGTACCTCGGCAGCGAACCGGCGATGAAATCGCTGCGCGGCGAATATCAGGCCTACATCGCGAAGCTGCTCACGCTCGCCGGCTTCGATTACACCCAGAAGCGCGCGGCAGCGGTGCTGGCCCTCGAGATGGCACTCGCTGAACGGGAGGCCACCCCAGACGCCTCGGCGAATGATCACAATGCCGACTCCGTCTGGACGCACGCCGACTTTGCGAGCCAGGCGCCGGGAATGGACTGGCCGGCGTTCCTCGCGGCGGCGGGGCTCGGTCACGAAGCAACCATCGGCGCATGGCAGCCGGGTGCCCTGCGCGGGATCGCCGCACTGGTGGGCTCCGAGCCGCTGACGGTGTGGCAGGACTATCTCCGCTTCCACTTGCTCGATGAACACGCCGAAGTGTTGCCGCGCGATGTTGCCGAGGCGGCCAGAGCGATGCGCTCGGCAGCGGGTGGTGCTGCGGCGACTCCGCGTGCCGCGCGTGCACTCGAGGTCACCCAGGTTGCGATGAGTGATGCCATCGGGCAGCTCTACGCCCAGAAGTACTTCCCGCCGGAACAGAAGGCGCGCGTGGTTGGCGTGGTGAATGCGGTGCGCGCGGCGTTCCTCCGGCGAATCGAGGCGTCCACCTGGATGTCCCCCGCGTCGAAGGCCAAGGCGCTTGCCAAGGTGCGGGGCCTCTACGTGGGAATCGGCTATCCTGACCGCTGGCCTCCGCTGACCGATCTTCGCATCGACGCCGCCGATGCGCTGGGCAATGTCCGGCGGGTGGCCGACCGGAACCTACGCCAGAATCTCGCACGGCTCGGGCAACCGGCACGCCGGTCGGAGTGGCTGATTCCCCCCCAGAACCCGGGTGCGCTGCTCAACTTTCAGCAGAACGCCTACGACTTCTCGGCGGCGCTGTTGCAGCCCCCGAAGTTCGACCCGAGTGCTTCGGACGCTGCAGTCTACGGCTCCATCGGCGCGATCATCGGGCACGACATCGTCCACTTTGTCGACCGGCTCGGCGCCGACTACGAAGTCGATGGCGCGATGCACGGCTGGTGGAGCGCTGAAGAGCGGGCACGATTCGATTCCATGGGAGCCCCACTCGTGAAACAGTTCTCGGCCTATGAGCCATTCCCCGGCGTCCACGTCGACGGGGCGGTCGGCCTCTCGGAGAACACGGCGGATATCGTCGGGCTTACAGCGGCGTTCGATGCCTATCGCCGGGCGCTCGGTCCGCGGCTTCGCGACAAGGAGTATGTCCGTCGGCACGATCGTGAATTCTTCCTCGCCTTTGCGCAGGGGTACCGGGTGCGCTTCAGCGATGCCGGTCTGCGGGCCCAGTCGGCGACCGATCACGCGCCCGAGAACTATCGCGTCGCGACAGTGCGCAATCTCGATGCGTGGTACGACGCCTTCGGCGTGGTGCCCAGCGACCGGCTCTATCTCGCGCCGGATGCGCGGGTGCGGATCTGGTAG
- a CDS encoding helix-turn-helix domain-containing protein, whose protein sequence is MIAPAQPIDILFVILPHSLLLDIAGPAEAFRLANQHRERLGLPPRFRLRFAGPVATPPTSVGLALAALLPLPDQLDTPTWVVVVGQPSEHLHDVTPAMKATAKWLQQRLRHALLGADLSHRLVTICSGTLLAARAGLLGTRRCTTHHELLGTLRTLAPAAQVIDNRVFVIDGPVASSAGITAGIDIALHLIAEECGEALSASVAEDMVVYLRRSPSDPEQSPFHMHRRHLHTTVHRVQDAIIRNPQRDWDIDSLATVGNTTARHLLRLFTEHAGISALHYLRLIRLERARQSLEFGASVSRAAEVAGFRSGLQLRRAWTSQWGGSPRDVAQPRSATA, encoded by the coding sequence ATGATCGCACCCGCCCAGCCCATTGATATCCTCTTCGTGATCCTGCCGCACTCGCTGCTGCTCGATATCGCCGGACCGGCCGAGGCGTTCCGGCTCGCCAATCAGCATCGCGAGCGACTGGGATTGCCGCCCCGCTTCCGGCTCCGCTTCGCTGGTCCGGTGGCCACTCCACCGACCTCGGTGGGACTCGCACTCGCTGCGCTGCTCCCGCTCCCTGACCAACTCGACACTCCGACCTGGGTGGTTGTCGTCGGCCAGCCCAGCGAGCACCTGCACGATGTCACGCCCGCAATGAAAGCCACCGCCAAGTGGTTGCAGCAGCGGTTGCGTCACGCCTTGCTCGGAGCCGACCTTTCGCACCGCCTCGTCACCATCTGCTCCGGCACCCTGCTCGCCGCGCGCGCCGGCCTCCTCGGCACCCGTCGCTGCACCACGCACCACGAATTGCTGGGAACCCTGCGCACACTCGCACCCGCGGCGCAGGTGATCGACAATCGCGTCTTTGTGATTGACGGCCCGGTGGCGTCGAGCGCCGGCATCACTGCCGGCATCGATATCGCGCTGCACCTGATCGCCGAGGAGTGCGGCGAGGCGCTATCGGCAAGCGTGGCGGAGGATATGGTGGTGTATCTGAGGCGATCACCGAGCGACCCGGAACAGTCACCCTTTCATATGCACCGACGACACCTGCACACGACAGTGCATCGCGTCCAGGACGCGATCATCCGCAATCCTCAGCGCGACTGGGACATCGATTCACTGGCCACGGTCGGCAACACCACCGCGCGCCACCTGCTGCGGCTCTTCACCGAGCACGCCGGCATCTCGGCGCTGCACTACCTCCGGCTCATCCGGCTCGAGCGCGCCCGGCAGTCACTCGAGTTTGGCGCCAGCGTCAGTCGCGCGGCGGAGGTCGCCGGTTTCCGGTCGGGGCTCCAGCTGCGGCGCGCCTGGACGAGTCAGTGGGGCGGGTCACCGCGTGATGTCGCGCAACCTCGCTCGGCGACAGCCTGA